The following are encoded together in the Anopheles nili chromosome 3, idAnoNiliSN_F5_01, whole genome shotgun sequence genome:
- the LOC128726175 gene encoding general transcription factor IIE subunit 1, with the protein MGDQRYVTEIPSSLKQLARFVVRGFYTIEDALVVDMLVRNPCMKEDDICELLKFERKMLRARIAILRNDKFLQVRLKMETGPDGKAQKVNYYFINYKTFVNVVKYKLDHMRKRMETEERDATSRASFKCPSCNKTFTDLEADQLYDFNTDEFRCTYCGSAVEEDSSALPKKDSRLLLAKFNEQLQPLYDLLRQVEGIKLAPEILEPEPVDIDTIRGIAKPTTKAPTEQWSGEATRSSGFAVEETRVDITIGDNDTLDTGTQRKDRPVWMTESTVISNEMDENSVDAILEKAAYTSTQPPSVLGSGGSLGGHNATTNVMSSTRGRKDADDIMSVLLQHEKQSASNAANDAVRGLGRNNDGNSSDTSDDDRDIENAEIPSVEIMDSASDDDMPSVTVAGKPYPLDEINDTLIADMTPQEKETYIQVYQDHFSHIYD; encoded by the exons ATGGGAGACCAACGATACGTCACCGAGATTCCCAGCAGTCTCAAACAGCTGGCGCGATTTGTAGTACGCGGCTTCTACACAATCGAAGATGCTCTCGTGGTGGATATGCTGGTCCGAAATCCCTGCATGAAAGAGGACGATATTTGCGAGCTATTGAAATTTGAACGAAAAATGCTTCGTGCCCGAATAGCAATCCTGCGAAATGATAAATTCCTACAGGTTCgattgaaaatggaaaccgGACCGGACGGAAAAGCGCAGAAGGTAAACTACTACTTCATCAACTACAAAACGTTCGTCAACGTGGTGAAGTACAAACTGGATCATATgcgcaaacgaatggaaacAGAGGAGCGCGATGCCACTAGCAGAGCGAGTTTCAAGTGTCCTTCCTGCAACAAAACATTTACTGATCTCGAAGCTGATCAGCTGTACGATTTCAATACAGACGAATTCCGTTGCACGTACTGTGGTAGTGCCGTGGAGGAAGACAGTTCCGCGCTACCGAAAAAGGACTCAAGACTGTTACTAGCAAAGTTTAACGAACAGCTGCAACCGCTGTACGATCTGTTACGGCAGGTCGAGGGTATTAAACTGGCACCAGAGATTTTGGAACCAGAGCCAGTAGATATAGATACAATTCGGGG AATCGCAAAACCTACTACCAAAGCACCAACGGAGCAATGGTCAGGCGAAGCCACCCGGTCCAGTGGGTTCGCCGTCGAGGAAACGCGGGTTGATATTACGATCGGTGATAATGATACGCTGGACACTGGTACACAGCGTAAAGACCGGCCAGTCTGGATGACAGAGTCGACCGTTATTTCGAAcgaaatggatgaaaattcGGTCGATGCCATCTTGGAGAAAGCTGCCTATACGTCTACACAGCCACCGTCCGTTTTGGGCAGCGGTGGCAGCCTTGGGGGCCATAACGCCACCACGAACGTCATGTCGTCCACTCGCGGTCGCAAGGATGCTGACGACATCATGTCTGTGCTGCTTCAGCACGAAAAACAGAGCGCCAGCAATGCCGCAAACGATGCCGTTCGAGGTCTTGGTAGAAATAACGATGGCAATTCTAGTGATACTAGCGATGACGATAGAGATATCGAAAACGCAGAAATACCAAGTGTAGAAATTATGGATTCGGCGTCCGATGACGATATGCCATCGGTGACCGTGGCTGGAAAGCCATACCCATTGGATGAAATCAATGACACGTTGATAGCGGACATGACCCCGCAGGAAAAGGAGACCTACATACAAGTGTATCAGGACCATTTCAGTCATATTTACGATTAA
- the LOC128727673 gene encoding rab-like protein 3 isoform X1, translating to MAAIDKVRVLVVGDSGVGKTSLTHLIANNEPLTSPGWTVGCSVEVRLHEYKEGTPSQNTFFVELWDVGGSISHKNTRGVFYNPTHGIILVHDLTNRKSQENLQRWLTEILNKDGKDVLKGTDTLEIDPEQFLGSTQFKICQIPILVIGTKLDMLDDGHKQKILNRTSAGSIAEQCGADEICLNCHEARSLAAGTTDSVKLARFFDKVIERKYYNRDSGRKYTSNYTSTATNPFGSFPAQPISSQGVGSFNYLNANPMSESLS from the exons ATGGCGGCTATAGACAAAGTTCGCGTTCTAGTTGTGGGCGATTCCG GAGTGGGTAAAACGTCGCTTACACACCTGATTGCCAACAATGAACCGCTCACGTCTCCTGGCTGGACGGTAGGCTGCTCGGTGGAGGTTAGGCTGCATGAGTACAAGGAAGGAACGCCCTCACAAAACACTTTCTTCGTCGAACTGTGGGATGTAGGAGGCTCCATAAGCCATAAAAATACCCGCGGCGTGTTTTACAACCCCACGCACGGCATCATCCTTGTGCACGATCTAACCAACCGCAAGAGCCAAGAAAATCTGCAGCGATGGCTAACAGAGATCCTCAACAAAGACGGGAAGGACGTACTCAAGGGTACCGATACATTGGAAATCGATCCAGAGCAGTTTCTCGGCTCGACACAG TTCAAAATTTGTCAGATTCCCATTCTGGTGATTGGAACAAAGCTCGATATGTTGGATGACGGCCACAAGCAGAAGATACTGAATCGCACCTCGGCCGGAAGCATAGCCGAACAATGCGGGGCTGATGAGATTTGTCTTAATTGCCACGAAGCACGATCGCTTGCTGCAGGAACGACAGATTCCGTGAAGTTGGCGCGGTTCTTCGACAAAGTGATCGAGCGAAAGTATTATAACCGAGACTCCGGGCGCAAGTATACCTCGAACTATACGTCTACGGcaacgaacccgttcggaagTTTTCCTGCACAGCCGATCTCGTCGCAAGGCGTTGGTTCGTTCAATTATCTCAATGCTAATCCCATGAGTGAAAGTTTATCTTAA
- the LOC128727673 gene encoding rab-like protein 3 isoform X2, with amino-acid sequence MAAIDKVRVLVVGDSGVGKTSLTHLIANNEPLTSPGWTVGCSVEVRLHEYKEGTPSQNTFFVELWDVGGSISHKNTRGVFYNPTHGIILVHDLTNRKSQENLQRWLTEILNKDGKDVLKGTDTLEIDPEQFLGSTQIPILVIGTKLDMLDDGHKQKILNRTSAGSIAEQCGADEICLNCHEARSLAAGTTDSVKLARFFDKVIERKYYNRDSGRKYTSNYTSTATNPFGSFPAQPISSQGVGSFNYLNANPMSESLS; translated from the exons ATGGCGGCTATAGACAAAGTTCGCGTTCTAGTTGTGGGCGATTCCG GAGTGGGTAAAACGTCGCTTACACACCTGATTGCCAACAATGAACCGCTCACGTCTCCTGGCTGGACGGTAGGCTGCTCGGTGGAGGTTAGGCTGCATGAGTACAAGGAAGGAACGCCCTCACAAAACACTTTCTTCGTCGAACTGTGGGATGTAGGAGGCTCCATAAGCCATAAAAATACCCGCGGCGTGTTTTACAACCCCACGCACGGCATCATCCTTGTGCACGATCTAACCAACCGCAAGAGCCAAGAAAATCTGCAGCGATGGCTAACAGAGATCCTCAACAAAGACGGGAAGGACGTACTCAAGGGTACCGATACATTGGAAATCGATCCAGAGCAGTTTCTCGGCTCGACACAG ATTCCCATTCTGGTGATTGGAACAAAGCTCGATATGTTGGATGACGGCCACAAGCAGAAGATACTGAATCGCACCTCGGCCGGAAGCATAGCCGAACAATGCGGGGCTGATGAGATTTGTCTTAATTGCCACGAAGCACGATCGCTTGCTGCAGGAACGACAGATTCCGTGAAGTTGGCGCGGTTCTTCGACAAAGTGATCGAGCGAAAGTATTATAACCGAGACTCCGGGCGCAAGTATACCTCGAACTATACGTCTACGGcaacgaacccgttcggaagTTTTCCTGCACAGCCGATCTCGTCGCAAGGCGTTGGTTCGTTCAATTATCTCAATGCTAATCCCATGAGTGAAAGTTTATCTTAA